The following coding sequences lie in one Rhodohalobacter barkolensis genomic window:
- a CDS encoding SLC13 family permease, which yields MTFEIVFVFILLIAAFILFATDYVSFDVAAMILLFSLLVSGILTFEEGFSGISHPATVAIASMFVLSEGLRRTGILNKAGDYFSERLQENFYFWMFVMMLFISAMSAIMNNTAVVVIFIPILIGVASKIGVSASKLLMPVSFAAIMGGISTLIGTSTNLLVASIADEREVASFGMFDFAPIGIVLLIAGYLFLFLFGFKMLPSRRSEKKEELTKDYELEGYLTDVVIEPNCTLVGNTFDKDRLTEQFDLDVLRIIKSDGSRSAQRSKVQIEAGDILRIRGNPADLNKLLLKKGFSPVVAKDWEDVDLEQGRDALIEAVVTPDSPLDGSTLDSIDFYERYGAIPLAVRQKGEIKKDDLKKMKISGGDTLLLSLSSDRIQEVEKGSAFIVASKLGVMDKRSDKTFIALGILLSVVIVAALELLPIAISAGSGVILMILTGCITTEEAYEAINWKIIILLAGVIPLGLAMDKTGAATLMAETLIDSLSDFGPHAMLAGFYLLTMLMSAIMSTNASAALVAPLAIQIADSIGVNPEPFLISVSYAASLTFLTPFGHHANTLVFGAGQYKFTDFTKLGLPINIIFWIIATLLIPIVWPF from the coding sequence ATGACGTTTGAGATTGTTTTTGTTTTTATTCTCCTCATTGCTGCATTCATCCTTTTTGCTACAGACTACGTCTCGTTTGATGTTGCCGCAATGATCCTGCTCTTCTCCCTCCTGGTCTCCGGCATTCTCACGTTTGAAGAGGGATTCTCCGGAATCAGTCACCCGGCTACGGTGGCTATCGCATCGATGTTTGTACTGAGTGAAGGTCTGCGGCGTACCGGCATTCTGAATAAGGCGGGCGACTATTTTTCCGAACGGCTTCAGGAAAATTTCTATTTCTGGATGTTTGTGATGATGCTCTTTATCAGCGCGATGTCTGCAATCATGAATAATACGGCCGTCGTGGTGATATTTATTCCCATTCTGATCGGGGTGGCTTCAAAAATTGGGGTGAGTGCCTCCAAACTGCTGATGCCTGTCTCTTTTGCGGCCATCATGGGCGGAATTTCAACCCTGATCGGGACGTCCACCAACCTGCTGGTTGCTTCTATCGCTGATGAGAGAGAAGTCGCATCGTTCGGAATGTTCGATTTCGCCCCCATCGGCATTGTACTGCTCATTGCCGGCTACCTGTTTCTGTTCCTGTTTGGTTTTAAAATGCTGCCCTCCCGGCGGTCTGAAAAGAAGGAGGAACTCACCAAAGATTATGAACTGGAGGGATATCTCACCGATGTGGTCATCGAACCCAACTGTACGCTGGTAGGCAACACGTTCGATAAGGATCGGCTCACCGAACAGTTTGACCTGGATGTTCTTCGAATTATCAAATCAGACGGCAGCCGGTCGGCACAGCGATCAAAAGTTCAAATTGAGGCCGGTGATATTTTACGGATTAGGGGAAATCCGGCCGATCTGAACAAGCTGCTTCTGAAAAAAGGTTTTTCTCCCGTGGTGGCAAAGGATTGGGAAGATGTTGACCTTGAACAGGGGCGCGATGCACTCATCGAAGCGGTTGTTACACCGGACTCCCCCCTGGATGGCAGCACGCTCGACAGCATCGATTTCTATGAGCGATATGGTGCGATTCCCCTGGCCGTCCGGCAGAAAGGTGAAATTAAAAAAGATGATCTTAAGAAAATGAAGATCTCCGGAGGCGACACCCTGCTGCTTAGCCTCAGTTCCGATCGTATCCAGGAGGTTGAAAAGGGTTCTGCGTTTATTGTTGCGTCCAAATTGGGTGTAATGGATAAAAGAAGCGACAAAACCTTTATTGCGCTGGGCATTTTATTGAGTGTGGTTATTGTAGCCGCTCTCGAACTGCTGCCGATTGCCATCAGCGCAGGTTCCGGCGTGATCCTGATGATCCTGACCGGTTGTATCACCACAGAGGAAGCGTACGAAGCCATCAACTGGAAAATCATCATTCTGCTTGCCGGGGTGATCCCGCTGGGTCTTGCAATGGATAAAACGGGAGCTGCCACCCTGATGGCCGAAACTCTGATTGATTCCCTGTCGGACTTTGGCCCCCATGCCATGCTTGCCGGTTTTTACCTGCTTACCATGTTGATGTCGGCCATTATGTCTACTAATGCGTCAGCAGCCCTCGTCGCTCCCCTTGCCATACAGATTGCCGATTCTATCGGGGTGAACCCGGAGCCATTTCTGATCAGTGTCTCCTACGCGGCATCCCTCACGTTCCTGACTCCGTTTGGTCATCATGCCAATACCCTGGTTTTTGGCGCCGGACAGTATAAATTTACCGACTTCACCAAACTCGGGCTGCCCATCAATATCATTTTCTGGATCATCGCCACCCTCCTGATTCCGATTGTTTGGCCGTTTTAG
- a CDS encoding Fic family protein, which translates to MSIYYLYFDISIKRIEIIDMSFSPDKPYNHLPPLPPDAEIESPAVLKSAIAANRALAELKGKSESLPNPSILINSIVLQEAKSSSEIENVVTTNDKLFTALSADDSRVDLQTKEVLRYRQALWKGVDHIEKDSLSTDLFIRLMQIIKETDEGIRTDPGTVIANPNTRKIIYWPPEGEELIRNHLVNLEDYIRTEDGVDPLIKMAVMHYQFEAIHPFDDGNGRTGRLLNILYLMKKELLLHPVLYLSNAIITQKQDYYKLLRGVTEEQEWEPWILFILDAVEKTSNSTMARIGQILDLLHETLELAKEKLPNRVYSKELIELLFEQPYCKVKYLVDRGIAKRQTAAEYLRELEDAGILRSKQVGRENLFVNIKLYDLLVE; encoded by the coding sequence ATGTCGATATATTACCTATATTTCGACATATCTATAAAACGTATCGAAATCATCGACATGTCATTCAGCCCTGATAAACCGTACAACCACCTGCCTCCGCTGCCGCCCGATGCGGAGATAGAGTCACCCGCTGTGTTAAAATCAGCCATTGCCGCAAACCGCGCCCTTGCCGAGCTGAAGGGAAAATCAGAAAGTCTGCCCAACCCGTCGATTCTGATCAACAGCATTGTGCTGCAGGAGGCAAAGTCGAGCTCTGAAATTGAGAACGTGGTGACCACCAACGACAAACTCTTTACCGCGCTTTCCGCCGATGACAGCCGGGTAGATCTGCAAACCAAGGAAGTGCTTCGCTACCGTCAGGCGCTCTGGAAAGGTGTCGATCACATCGAAAAAGATTCGCTCTCCACAGATCTCTTCATCCGTTTGATGCAGATAATTAAGGAGACCGATGAGGGCATCCGGACAGATCCCGGCACGGTGATTGCCAATCCCAATACGCGCAAAATTATCTACTGGCCGCCCGAGGGGGAAGAGCTGATCCGGAATCATTTGGTAAACCTGGAGGATTACATCCGCACAGAAGACGGTGTTGATCCGCTCATCAAAATGGCGGTCATGCACTATCAGTTTGAGGCCATTCACCCTTTCGATGATGGCAACGGACGAACGGGACGGCTTCTCAACATCCTCTACCTGATGAAAAAAGAGCTGCTGTTGCATCCGGTTCTATATCTGAGTAACGCCATTATCACTCAAAAACAGGACTACTATAAACTGCTACGCGGCGTAACCGAAGAACAAGAGTGGGAACCGTGGATTCTTTTTATCCTGGATGCGGTGGAAAAAACATCCAATTCCACGATGGCACGGATTGGGCAAATTCTGGATCTGCTCCATGAGACCCTGGAACTGGCTAAAGAGAAGCTTCCAAACCGGGTCTATTCCAAAGAGCTGATTGAGCTCCTGTTTGAGCAGCCCTACTGCAAGGTGAAGTATTTGGTAGATCGCGGAATCGCCAAACGCCAGACCGCTGCCGAATACCTCCGCGAACTCGAAGATGCCGGCATCCTCAGAAGTAAACAGGTGGGCCGCGAAAATTTGTTTGTGAACATTAAGCTGTATGATCTTCTAGTTGAGTGA